The proteins below come from a single Juglans regia cultivar Chandler chromosome 12, Walnut 2.0, whole genome shotgun sequence genomic window:
- the LOC109005837 gene encoding FCS-Like Zinc finger 8-like codes for MLRKRSRATSSKQALMAYSIPSPTDKYRKPASSLLISPSLFTPKWLSETEAVMSPTSILDNKPFSGLRNPLWSETSTPRNPEIETKRLWDNLDSKGIGLAIVDALNEEKSDTKPSKLESRTVLFGSQLKIQIPHPPNSVLSPAESPKSPADFGIKTRNCQLSYFSSGFSQSPAKKSAFGTGYSGLETPSSSRAITGCLSASEMELSEDYTCVISHGPNPRTTHIFEDCIVESSFTEVGFSSKRENGFLTNQSSSYPPENFLSFCYSCKKNLDHGKDIYMYRGEKSFCSSECRQQQMLLEEEGMDK; via the exons ATGCTGAGGAAGAGGTCAAGAGCAACAAGCAGCAAGCAGGCTCTAATGGCATACTCTATTCCATCCCCTACAGACAAATACAGAAAACCCGCTTCATCTCTCCTCATTTCTCCAAGCTTGTTCACTCCAAAATGGTTATCTGAAACCGAGGCTGTGATGAGCCCAACTTCCATACTCGATAACAAGCCATTCTCTGGTCTCAGAAACCCCCTTTGGTCCGAAACAAGCACCCCCAGAAACCCAGAAATTGAAACAAAACGCCTCTGGGACAATTTGGATTCCAAAGGCATTGGCCTAGCCATTGTGGATGCTCTGAATGAAGAAAAGTCTGATACCAAACCATCCAAACTTGAAAGCCGAACGGTCCTCTTTGGTTCCCAGCTTAAGATTCAGATTCCTCATCCACCAAATTCGGTTCTTTCGCCGGCTGAATCGCCCAAATCTCCGGCCGATTTCGGCATCAAAACGAGGAATTGTCAACTGAGTTATTTTTCTTCCGGCTTTTCTCAGTCACCGGCGAAGAAATCGGCATTCGGCACTGGGTATTCGGGTCTTGAGACTCCAAGTTCTTCCCGGGCTATCACAGGGTGCCTTTCTGCAAGTGAAATGGAGCTCTCAGAGGACTATACTTGTGTGATATCCCATGGGCCTAACCCCAGAACCACTCATATTTTTGAGGACTGCATTGTTGAGAGCTCCTTTACGGAGGTTGGGTTCTCTTCCAAAAGAGAAAACGGGTTTTTAACTAACCAGTCGTCCAGCTATCCCCCTGAAAATTTTCTCAGCTTCTGTTATTCATGCAAGAAGAATCTTGATCATGGAAAGGACATTTACATGTACAG GGGTGAGAAATCTTTCTGCAGCAGCGAATGCCGGCAACAACAGATGCTTCTGGAGGAGGAGGGAATGGATAAATAG
- the LOC109005836 gene encoding 50S ribosomal protein HLP, mitochondrial-like isoform X1 — protein sequence MAAGFASKWSLVGRSLLGGLNNNLSSLLGTSNGITCSHSLSQQQRTFIQMRTVLKVVDNSGAKKVMCIQALKGKKGARLGDTIVASVKEAHPNGKVKKGKVVYGVVVRAAMQRGRCDGSEVKFDDNAVVLVDKQGQPIGTRVFGPVPHELRKKKHVKILTLAGHIA from the exons ATGGCTGCGGGATTTGCTTCAAAATGGTCTCTCG TGGGTCGTTCATTGTTGGGTGGCCTCAACAACAACTTGTCTAGTTTACTTGGCACATCGAATGGGATAACTTGCAGCCATTCCTTATCACAG CAGCAAAGGACTTTCATTCAGATGCGAACGGTTCTCAAAGTTGTGGACAACTCCGGGGCTAAAAAGGTGATGTGCATACAAGCTTTAAAGGGGAAGAAAGGTGCAAGACTGGGAGACACAATAGTTGCATCAGTCAAGGAAGCCCATCCAAATGGAAAAGTAAAGAAGGGAAAGGTTGTATATGGCGTGGTTGTACGTGCTGCAATGCAACGCGGCCGCTGTGATGGCAGTGAGGTGAAGTTTGATGACAATGCTGTAGTGCTTGTCGACAAGCAAGGCCAACCGATTGGGACCAGAGTTTTTGGGCCTGTTCCGCATGAGCTGAGGAAGAAAAAGCATGTCAAGATTCTCACTTTGGCAGGGCATATTGCCTGA
- the LOC109005836 gene encoding 50S ribosomal protein HLP, mitochondrial-like isoform X2 has product MAAGFASKWSLVGRSLLGGLNNNLSSLLGTSNGITCSHSLSQQRTFIQMRTVLKVVDNSGAKKVMCIQALKGKKGARLGDTIVASVKEAHPNGKVKKGKVVYGVVVRAAMQRGRCDGSEVKFDDNAVVLVDKQGQPIGTRVFGPVPHELRKKKHVKILTLAGHIA; this is encoded by the exons ATGGCTGCGGGATTTGCTTCAAAATGGTCTCTCG TGGGTCGTTCATTGTTGGGTGGCCTCAACAACAACTTGTCTAGTTTACTTGGCACATCGAATGGGATAACTTGCAGCCATTCCTTATCACAG CAAAGGACTTTCATTCAGATGCGAACGGTTCTCAAAGTTGTGGACAACTCCGGGGCTAAAAAGGTGATGTGCATACAAGCTTTAAAGGGGAAGAAAGGTGCAAGACTGGGAGACACAATAGTTGCATCAGTCAAGGAAGCCCATCCAAATGGAAAAGTAAAGAAGGGAAAGGTTGTATATGGCGTGGTTGTACGTGCTGCAATGCAACGCGGCCGCTGTGATGGCAGTGAGGTGAAGTTTGATGACAATGCTGTAGTGCTTGTCGACAAGCAAGGCCAACCGATTGGGACCAGAGTTTTTGGGCCTGTTCCGCATGAGCTGAGGAAGAAAAAGCATGTCAAGATTCTCACTTTGGCAGGGCATATTGCCTGA
- the LOC109005795 gene encoding uncharacterized protein LOC109005795: protein MDSSRISLRPFELSDVDDFLKWASDDRVTRYLRWNTITSREEALTYIEKVAIPHPWRRSICLDDRSIGYISIRPESGDDRCRAHVSYAVGTDYWGQGIVTIALKMALSEVFKEFPDLLRIEALVEVENKGSQRVLEKVGFLKEGLLRKYGFCKGEIRDMFIYSFLVTDISYELRA from the coding sequence ATGGATTCCTCACGAATTTCTCTCCGGCCATTCGAGCTCTCCGACGTCGACGACTTCCTAAAATGGGCCAGCGATGATAGAGTAACGCGCTATCTTAGATGGAACACCATCACCTCTAGGGAAGAAGCATTAACATACATTGAGAAGGTTGCAATACCCCACCCATGGCGTCGGTCTATATGTTTGGATGACCGCTCGATTGGCTATATTTCAATCAGACCAGAATCCGGTGATGACAGATGCAGAGCGCATGTTAGCTATGCGGTGGGCACGGATTACTGGGGGCAAGGGATAGTCACCATAGCATTGAAGATGGCCCTCTCTGAGGTGTTCAAAGAGTTCCCAGATTTGTTGAGGATTGAGGCTTTGGTAGAGGTAGAAAATAAAGGGTCTCAAAGGGTGCTAGAAAAGGTTGGATTTCTAAAAGAAGGGTTGTTAAGGAAGTATGGGTTTTGCAAAGGAGAGATCAGGGACATGTTTATCTACAGCTTCTTAGTAACAGATATATCATATGAATTGAGAGcctag